One genomic window of Conger conger chromosome 9, fConCon1.1, whole genome shotgun sequence includes the following:
- the LOC133136359 gene encoding CMRF35-like molecule 3: MAPLLFLLLLLVLLLAGSHGEVTTVKDLVVLEGRSATVPCHYDPQYARHVKYWCRGATWTFCSGLARTDQAPPAGSTLSISDDPAQQVFTVTMVDLQEADSGWYWCGVEVGGMWNADDAASVYITVSHGMSVVNSMVAGEEGGSVSVECLYGSRHSGSSKKWCRSGDWGSCVEVSANGTLEQGSVRLRDDGAGALAVTVRGLARSDAGWYWCSTGQQQVQVHIAVTPRSSTQRSPTTSLPVVTSLPVDHKETSISVATSPVHIANQGQTLPSHIFESPLMICGALLLLVVVATVPSKMWCQYQRMRRRRHGRARELTLSPLPGSESDQSKAGVIFYSPSSPQQVHLL; this comes from the exons atggctcctctcctcttcctcctcctcctcctcgtcctcctcctggCAG GTTCCCATGGCGAAGTCACCACAGTGAAGGACCTGGTCGTCCTGGAGGGTCGCTCGGCGACGGTGCCCTGCCACTACGACCCGCAGTACGCCCGGCACGTCAAGTACTGGTGCCGCGGAGCCACGTGGACCTTCTGCTCCGGCCTGGCCCGCACCGACCAGGCCCCGCCCGCCGGCTCCACGCTGTCGATCAGCGACGACCCCGCCCAGCAGGTGTTCACCGTGACGATGGTGGACCTGCAGGAGGCGGACTCCGGCTGGTACTGGTGCGGCGTGGAGGTGGGCGGCATGTGGAACGCGGACGACGCGGCGTCCGTGTACATCACCGTCTCCCACG GTATGTCGGTGGTGAACAGCATGGTGGCTGGTGAAGAAGGAGGAAGTGTCAGTGTGGAATGTCTCTATGGCAGCAGACACAG CGGCAGCAGTAAGAAGTGGTGCCGCAGCGGGGACTGGGGGTCCTGCGTGGAGGTGTCGGCGAACGGCACGCTGGAGCAGGGCTCGGTGCGGCTCCGTGACGACGGGGCGGGGGCGTTGGCCGTGACCGTGCGCGGCCTGGCCCGCAGCGACGCCGGGTGGTACTGGTGCTCCACTGGGCAGCAGCAGGTCCAGGTCCACATCGCTGTCACCCCGCGCTCCTCCACCCAGCGCAGTCCCACAA CGAGTCTTCCTGtcgtgacatcacttcctgtcgaTCATAAGGAGACCTCCATCTCTGTGGCCACCAGTCCTGTGCACATAGCCAACCAGGGGCAGACCTTGCCCAG TCACATCTTTGAGTCTCCGCTGATGATCTGTGGCGCTCTGCTGCTCCTGGTGGTCGTTGCCACGGTCCCCTCCAAGATGTGGTGTCAGTACC AGCGGATGCGCAGAAGAAGACATGGGCGTGCCAGGGAGCTGACCCTCTCT CCGCTCCCAGGCAGTGAGAGTGACCAAAGCAAAGCCGGCGTCATCTTCTACAGCCCCTCGTCCCCTCAGCAAGTGCACTTACTCTGA